Proteins from one Sphingomonas sp. HF-S4 genomic window:
- a CDS encoding restriction endonuclease — MVINRELSITFARLRSGEGGIEAFADILKGNIILADKLEAVEVAYGLGVINEGELEHPVARPEPEDFGLDSDKRPSILPEWATVLLENPYAILTIAAALFIGDMAYLIIVSGADLGTALLISFFIAPTIGIGAAIGMVALVAAVNAILPNAGAHRAYRKALQRHETIEAARAILSRGHDIKSLYAAGGQEFERRIARAFRQWGFDVDEVGGRNDGGIDLVVRRAGIKGLVQCKAFAKPVSPAVVRELYGTLTHSDAQVAILATLHGISKAAAEWAQGKPIIIMKADDVLRERPPAI, encoded by the coding sequence GTGGTAATCAACCGGGAACTGAGCATCACCTTCGCGCGCCTCAGATCAGGTGAGGGCGGCATTGAGGCGTTTGCCGACATCCTCAAGGGCAACATCATCCTAGCTGACAAGCTCGAGGCCGTCGAAGTAGCCTATGGTCTAGGGGTGATCAATGAAGGCGAGCTTGAGCACCCTGTGGCACGCCCGGAGCCCGAGGACTTTGGCCTAGATTCGGACAAGCGGCCATCGATCCTCCCGGAATGGGCGACCGTGCTGCTTGAGAATCCCTATGCCATTCTCACGATTGCCGCTGCGCTCTTCATCGGCGACATGGCTTATTTGATCATCGTCAGCGGTGCTGACTTAGGCACCGCGCTCTTGATCTCATTCTTCATTGCGCCCACCATCGGGATTGGCGCAGCTATTGGAATGGTGGCGCTTGTCGCGGCGGTGAACGCGATCCTCCCAAATGCCGGTGCGCATCGCGCCTATCGTAAGGCGTTGCAACGTCACGAAACCATCGAAGCCGCGCGCGCGATCCTTAGTCGGGGACACGACATCAAGTCGCTCTACGCGGCGGGCGGGCAAGAGTTCGAGCGCCGGATTGCTCGCGCATTTCGGCAATGGGGCTTCGACGTTGATGAAGTCGGCGGCCGCAACGATGGTGGCATCGACCTTGTGGTTCGCCGCGCCGGGATAAAGGGGCTGGTCCAGTGCAAGGCTTTCGCTAAGCCGGTAAGTCCAGCCGTAGTGCGGGAGCTATATGGTACGCTCACGCATAGTGATGCTCAGGTGGCGATCTTGGCCACCCTTCACGGCATCTCGAAAGCGGCTGCGGAGTGGGCGCAGGGTAAGCCGATCATCATCATGAAGGCCGATGACGTGCTTCGCGAGCGCCCGCCCGCAATCTAG